Genomic segment of Fusobacterium sp.:
CTACTCCTATATGTTCTCCATATTTAACTACTGGCTCTCCTTTTGCTATATCTCTAGTAGCAAATTTATGATATATTTGAATATCTCCAAGAGCAGCAAGCGTAATAACTTTATCTCCTGCTTTGTAGTTTATTTCTATTCCTTTAGCAACTTGTTCAATGGCTACTGCTACATTGTCTTTCACATCAATTATTAAAGCATTGATCATAACATTCCTCCTTAAAGATTTTAGTATTTCTGTATTTTAAAAATTTTTATTTTACTGATTCTAATTTTGCAGCTTCTAAAGCTTCTGATTGTGGACATCCATATTTTTTTGCCCACCAGTTAGTCATCAATGGAACTAAGATAGCTGTAACTACTACTGATGCTGCTACCTGAGTAGTTGCTTCTCCTACATATGGAGCCCAAGCTGGGTCAATAAGTCCTACTGCTGCTGGTACTGCAACTGCATTTCCTGCTGTAGTCGCAACTGCCCATCCTGCATATCCAGGTCTTCTTCCTATGATTTTATCACAGAAAACTATGAAAGATCCTCCCACAAACACTGTTATAAGTCCTAAAATAATTCCTGGAACTCCACCTTTTACCACATTGCTTAAATTAATTCCTGCTCCAAGAGTAAGTCCAACAAATGGAATTAAAATATTTCCAGCTGGTTCTAGAAAAGTTTGCATTTCTTTATCAAGATTTCCAATAATCATACCAACTATGATAGGTATAACTGTTGCTACAAGTGCCATAAATGGAACATTTGCAAGTCCAGAAGCACCAAGAGCTATAAGTGTAAAAAGTGGTCCATCATTAAGAGCTAAAAGAGCCATAGCAGCACAGTCAGTAGTATCTCCATAAGTTTTCATAAGAGCCAGATACACACTTCCATTACTGTTAGTTACTGCACTGATAATTGCTAATGTTGTAAGTCCACATATTCCAGCAAAACCAAATATCTTTCCAATAACTATTCCAATAGTTGCCCCAATTATAAATTTAGAAATAAGAAGAATGCCTCCACGTTTTACTACTTTAGGCATATCTCTCAATTGCAAAGTAGTTCCAAGACAAAATAACTGTATCCCCATTGCTGTTGCTGCCCCTGCACTAGAAAATGTTGCTGTCGTAAATGACCCTATTTTTAATGCAGCTGGGAAAAAAGTATTCATAAAAGCCCCTATAAGTAAAGGAACAATCATCATACCAGCAGGCACTCTTTTTAAAAATCTCATAATCATAATCTTTTTCCTCCTGACATTTTAGTTTTTGCTCTATTTGGTGGTC
This window contains:
- a CDS encoding UxaA family hydrolase, which translates into the protein MINALIIDVKDNVAVAIEQVAKGIEINYKAGDKVITLAALGDIQIYHKFATRDIAKGEPVVKYGEHIGVAAQDIKAGAHVHTHNVESHRENL
- a CDS encoding 2-keto-3-deoxygluconate permease; this encodes MIMRFLKRVPAGMMIVPLLIGAFMNTFFPAALKIGSFTTATFSSAGAATAMGIQLFCLGTTLQLRDMPKVVKRGGILLISKFIIGATIGIVIGKIFGFAGICGLTTLAIISAVTNSNGSVYLALMKTYGDTTDCAAMALLALNDGPLFTLIALGASGLANVPFMALVATVIPIIVGMIIGNLDKEMQTFLEPAGNILIPFVGLTLGAGINLSNVVKGGVPGIILGLITVFVGGSFIVFCDKIIGRRPGYAGWAVATTAGNAVAVPAAVGLIDPAWAPYVGEATTQVAASVVVTAILVPLMTNWWAKKYGCPQSEALEAAKLESVK